From Candidatus Nanohalococcus occultus:
GTCGTCTCTGATCTGTGCGCCCCAGATAACCTTTGCGTTATCGCTCAGTCTGTCCGAGACAGTGTTTACAACCTGCTGTGCTTCCTTCAGGGAAAGGCTTGTTCCTCCTGTAACGTTTACAAGAGCGCCTTTACCGCCGGAGATTTCTACGTCAAGCAGCGGGTTGGACAGTGCCTTGGAAACTGCTTCCTGCGCACGGGAATCGGTATCGCTTTGACCCATTCCGATCATCGCGATTCCTCCTTCGCCCATGACTGCGCGGATGTCCGCAAAGTCGAGGTTGACCAGTCCAGGCTTCGTAACGAGTTCGGTTACTCCTTTAACTGCGTTTACAAGGATCTCGTCCGCGATCTTGAACGCTGTGTTCAGCGAGACGTCTGGAACGATCTCGAGGAGCTTGTCGTTCGGAATTACAATTAGTGTGTCGACGACGTCTTCTAGTCTTTCAAGTCCGTATTCGGCGTTTTCCTGTCGGGACTGTCCTTCCATCTCGAAAGGCAGTGTTACGATTCCGACTGTCAATGCGCCTTCTTTCTTGGCTGTCTGTGCGATTACAGGTGCGGAACCTGTTCCGGTTCCTCCTCCAAGTCCGCAGGTGATGAAAACCATGTCTGCGCCTGAAACACTTTGTTTAACTTTTTGCTGGGATTCTTTCGCTGATTCCTCTCCGACCTTCGGGTCGGCTCCTGCGCCCAGTCCTCCGGTAAGCTCTTTCCCGATCAAGACTTTCTTATCGGCGTTGGCGTATAGAAGATCCTGTGCGTCGGTGTTCATCGCGATTGTCTCGCATCCTTCGATTCCGACCTCTACAAGTCTGGATATAGTATTGTTTCCTGCTCCGCCGCTTCCAATAACCTTTATTTCGGCTTTACGTTCCCGGATCAGCTCTTCTAGCTCATCGTCGATATCATGGTTTTTCTGTGCTTCTGGTACGTTCGAAGAACCTCGGTCCCTTGCCTGTTTAAGTTGATCTTCCATGTTTAGTTCACGCCTTTTGCGGACTTTACTACTGTCTTACCTCTTAACTCATAAAAACCTGTCTGCGCCGGCATCCGGTTCAACAGCTTCAAATAGAAAGGAAAAAGGAAATATGGAGATGTTTTCTAGACGAACTCTACGTCCAGACTGGTTGCTTCCTCAATCTCCTCACGAAGCATGTCCCTGACCTCTTCCGGTAGCTCGTGGTCGTGATCGCCGTGAGAATGCGTCGAAGGAATCTTTACGGTTCCGTCCTCGATATCGATGTCGCCGTGACCGATTCTGTAACCGTAGATGTGTTCGGCTATCTCTTTGTCGTCCTCAACCTTTTCCAGGACCTCAAGATCGTACTCAAGCTCTTTGCCAGCTAACGGATGGTTGAAATCGATTCTGACACGTCCGCTGCCCTTTGAGACAACCTTTCCACGTCTCTGACCGATCATCAACTCTTCGCCCGGTCTAACCTCGACTCCCTGCTTCTGGAACTCTTTTTCAGGGTATGTCGCTATATTGTCGCTTGAACGCTTTCCATAACCTTTTTCCGCGGGAACTGTTACTTCTTGTTTGTCTCCGACCTCCATGTCGTACAGTTTTTCCTCAAGGCCTTCGATAATGTATTCTCTTCCGATCAGAACAGGTACTGGCTTTAACTCGGCGTCTTCCCGGTCGATACTGTTTTCTTTCGCCACATCTTCGTCTGTGGTATCAAAGATTTCTCCTTCAGCTCTTCCTGTGTATCCTATTAGAACTAGTTCTCCTTCTTTCATACTCGATCATTCGAAGGTAAGATTAAAACCTCTACTCGAAGAACTCTTCCAGAATTTTGTCCTCAACTTCGATAGCTTTTGAGACTGCGCCGATCCTGTGATCGAGTAAAACTATTGAGGCTCCCAGAAAATTCACTGCTATATCCTCGAAGGAAAATGAGCGGTAAGGTATGGTGCTTTGGATTAATTCGATTCCAAGACCGAAAGCACCTGCGGCCAGAACTGCCTCTAAATGACCTCTACGAGTGTCATGGAAGTAGAGTAAAAATGCTGCGCTCAGCCCAAAGTAAGCAGTAAGGTGTAATAGCGAAAACGTGCCTGAAGGCGCCCCGGAACTGTTCAACGAAACGGTGCTGAAGTACGTGATTGTGGCTGCGACCGCCAGTAGAAACGCGGCGTTTATCTTGGTTCTCACATCTAGGTTTTCGAGGTCAGATTGAAAACTGTTAGAACCTTATACAGCGGTATGGACTGGATCGATCAGCTACCGGAAAGAGAGAGAAACTCACTTGAATCACTGCTAGACTCGGTAAACAAACACGATAACGTATACATGCAGGCTGAAAACGCCTCGGTCGGCCAGATATGGGTCGCGATGACTCTTTTGAACCAGAGAATGGAGAAACTGGAATCTCTCGTCAAAGCACAGAGAAAAGCGTTAAACGAGATGAACGTCGAAGTCGATGTCGACAAACATCTCAGCGAGAACCTGGAAAACAGCTTAAGAAACTACTGAACTACTCCAGGACGATAGCCGGTCGTCCTGGCTCGGCTCTACTTGCTTTCTCGTTTTCAGACTCTTTTTCGGTCTCAACTACAACTTCCAGATCGAATTCTGCCTTCCAACGTTTCTTGTTCAAGCTGAGGAACTCGGTTTCATCCTCTAGCTCGGTCTTCTGATTGTTGAACTTTCCAGGGTTCTCAATGGCTTTCATCACGTATTTTTTAACCGTCTCAGCCTTTGGTTTCAGCTCATCAGTCAGGACTTCTCCCATCGCCTCGCCAATGTTTTGGGTCTCGACTTCACTTACCTTCTCGAACACATCATACTTCCAGTCAGCTGCCTGAATAACACGGATCGTTGCCGGCTCATCGTCAATCATCTCCTGGATGTCTCTAACATCTGAGGAAATCCGCTCGAAGTATTCTTGGGTTGCCTCGGCTTTTCTATCAAGCAGCTCTTCTTCGACCTCCGGCCATGATTCTTCAAGCATGAAGTACTCTCCGTCAAGTTGCTCCCATAGCTCATCGGCGGTGTGAGGTGCGAACGGCGCGATAAGTTTCACAAGCGTGCGAACGCCGTGGCTGAAAATCGCTTTATCCGGATCGGACTGGCGGTAACGGTAGAGTTCAGTCATCAAACGGTCGGTCTCTCCGATCGAGAGGTTGAACTCGTGGTTCTCGGTGTGTTCCGTGACTTTTTCGATCGTTCTCTGGATCCGGCTGGAAACTATCCGGTCCTCGAGATCCGCATCATCCAGCGAAGGCTCTTCCGATACTATCAGTTCTTCGTTTTCCTCCACAAGTCGGAAGATTCTTTCTAGCATTTCGGCTGATGCTTTAACTCCATCTTTGCTCCAGTCCAGCTCCTTGTTCGGATGAGCGGCACGGAGAATGAAGGTCCGGGCGACATCGGCGCTGTGTTCTTCTATTAGCTCGCTTGGCCGCACAACGTTGTTTTTCGATTTCGACATCTTGATTGTCTCGACTTCGAGACTTGATCCGCATTCCGCACAGACATCTCCTTCTTCGACGTTTTCAGGGTAGATCCAGCCGTGGTTTGGACAGTTGTAGGCCGGATGGTTCACCATGCCTTGAGTTAAGAGTCTCTCGAAAGGCTCGTCGTTTTCAATCATTCCCTGATCTCTCAGGAACTTGTTGAAGAAACGAGCGTACAAGAGATGCATTACTGCGTGTTCGATCCCTCCGACGTACTGGTCGACGTTCATCCAGTAGTTGGCCTCGTCCTGGTCGAAAGGAGCCTCCTCTAGGTTCGGAGAGCAGAAACGGAGGAAGTACCACGAGGAGTTGATGAAAGTATCCATTGTATCGGTCTCACGTTCCGCAGGGCCTCCACACTCCGGACATTCTGTCTCAACGAAAGTATCTGATGTCTCAATAGGGTTACCCTGACCTGTAAACTCGACATCTTCCGGTAGCTCGACAGGCAGCTCTTCTTCCGGAACAGGAACTGTTCCACAGTCCTCACAGTGGACAATCGGGATCGGCGTCCCCCAGTAACGCTGTCGGGAGATCAGCCAGTCACGTAGCTTGTAGTTGACATCGGCTTCTCCTTTGTTCTGTAGTTCAAGTCTTTCAATTATCTCTTCGATCGCCTCGTCTTTTTCCATTCCATCGAGGAACTCGGAGTTAACGTGATCGCCATCGCCTTCATACGCTTGTTCCTGGAAGCTGTGATCTCCTTCCGGCTCGACAACCTTCCGGACCTCAATTCCGTGTTCCTGAGCAAATTCGAAGTCACGTTGATCGTGTGCCGGAACCGCCATGATCGCTCCGGTTCCGTAATCGGATAGAATGAACTCTGCGACATAGATCGGGATCTCTTCTCCCGTGAAAGGATTTTCCGCGTATCTTCCGGTGAAAACTCCGGACTTCGATTTTTCCTCTCGTTCTTCGGCATCCCGCATCTTTGCCTCTTCAATGTATTCAGCTACTTCTTCGTTTTCTCTTGCGACTTTTTCCGCGAAACTGTGTTCCGGTGCGATCGCCATGAAGGTCGCTCCAAATACAGTATCAGGTCTTGTGGTAAACACTTCCAGCTCGCCGCCATCGACGATATCGAACTCTATCTGCGCGCCTTTCGACTTACCTATCCAGTCGTTTTGCATTTTACGGACCTTCTGCGGCCATTCATCTAGTTTATCGAGAT
This genomic window contains:
- the ftsZ gene encoding cell division protein FtsZ, which gives rise to MEDQLKQARDRGSSNVPEAQKNHDIDDELEELIRERKAEIKVIGSGGAGNNTISRLVEVGIEGCETIAMNTDAQDLLYANADKKVLIGKELTGGLGAGADPKVGEESAKESQQKVKQSVSGADMVFITCGLGGGTGTGSAPVIAQTAKKEGALTVGIVTLPFEMEGQSRQENAEYGLERLEDVVDTLIVIPNDKLLEIVPDVSLNTAFKIADEILVNAVKGVTELVTKPGLVNLDFADIRAVMGEGGIAMIGMGQSDTDSRAQEAVSKALSNPLLDVEISGGKGALVNVTGGTSLSLKEAQQVVNTVSDRLSDNAKVIWGAQIRDDMDETLQSMIIVTGVNSPQIYGQEKTHKDEYEEEIEQELGVEFI
- a CDS encoding FKBP-type peptidyl-prolyl cis-trans isomerase encodes the protein MKEGELVLIGYTGRAEGEIFDTTDEDVAKENSIDREDAELKPVPVLIGREYIIEGLEEKLYDMEVGDKQEVTVPAEKGYGKRSSDNIATYPEKEFQKQGVEVRPGEELMIGQRRGKVVSKGSGRVRIDFNHPLAGKELEYDLEVLEKVEDDKEIAEHIYGYRIGHGDIDIEDGTVKIPSTHSHGDHDHELPEEVRDMLREEIEEATSLDVEFV
- a CDS encoding VanZ family protein, which encodes MRTKINAAFLLAVAATITYFSTVSLNSSGAPSGTFSLLHLTAYFGLSAAFLLYFHDTRRGHLEAVLAAGAFGLGIELIQSTIPYRSFSFEDIAVNFLGASIVLLDHRIGAVSKAIEVEDKILEEFFE
- the leuS gene encoding leucine--tRNA ligase, with amino-acid sequence MSQDFSSRLNDIELKWQERWEKEELHHAEKDEDKEKYYVLDMFPYPSGKMHMGHGRAFSLGDAFARFKSMQGFNVMHPMGWDAFGMPAENAAIDRDTSPEKWTMECIDEMRDEFKRLGYTLDWDREVTTCKPDYYKWDQWIFLKMLEEDLAYQDDAEVNWCPSCETVLADEQVENGLCWRCDNEVENKDMNQWKLGMTEYADELLKDLDKLDEWPQKVRKMQNDWIGKSKGAQIEFDIVDGGELEVFTTRPDTVFGATFMAIAPEHSFAEKVARENEEVAEYIEEAKMRDAEEREEKSKSGVFTGRYAENPFTGEEIPIYVAEFILSDYGTGAIMAVPAHDQRDFEFAQEHGIEVRKVVEPEGDHSFQEQAYEGDGDHVNSEFLDGMEKDEAIEEIIERLELQNKGEADVNYKLRDWLISRQRYWGTPIPIVHCEDCGTVPVPEEELPVELPEDVEFTGQGNPIETSDTFVETECPECGGPAERETDTMDTFINSSWYFLRFCSPNLEEAPFDQDEANYWMNVDQYVGGIEHAVMHLLYARFFNKFLRDQGMIENDEPFERLLTQGMVNHPAYNCPNHGWIYPENVEEGDVCAECGSSLEVETIKMSKSKNNVVRPSELIEEHSADVARTFILRAAHPNKELDWSKDGVKASAEMLERIFRLVEENEELIVSEEPSLDDADLEDRIVSSRIQRTIEKVTEHTENHEFNLSIGETDRLMTELYRYRQSDPDKAIFSHGVRTLVKLIAPFAPHTADELWEQLDGEYFMLEESWPEVEEELLDRKAEATQEYFERISSDVRDIQEMIDDEPATIRVIQAADWKYDVFEKVSEVETQNIGEAMGEVLTDELKPKAETVKKYVMKAIENPGKFNNQKTELEDETEFLSLNKKRWKAEFDLEVVVETEKESENEKASRAEPGRPAIVLE